The following coding sequences lie in one Montipora foliosa isolate CH-2021 chromosome 11, ASM3666993v2, whole genome shotgun sequence genomic window:
- the LOC137977534 gene encoding uncharacterized protein: MAFKTAMLLAILAVWGIFDVQTASISSENADLWEDDMENDSDMVTRVLQEEMNDDEYLPEYFTEDMSSDEDYSNDYYNNALNRRTTCTDAFMMCRRFRGKCDKLVRKKAFALQFCRETCQLC; the protein is encoded by the exons ATGGCATTCAAAACTGCTATGTTGCTGGCTATACTGGCGGTTTGGGGAATTTTTGATGTCCAAACGGCATCTATTTCCTCTGAAAACGCCGATTTGTGGGAAGATGATATGGAAAACG ACTCGGATATGGTTACCAGAGTCTTACAGGAGGAAATGAACGATGACGAATATCTTCCAGAAT atttcacAGAAGACATGAGTTCTGATGAGGATTACTCCAACGATTACTACAACAATGCGTTGAATAGGAGGA cGACGTGTACTGACGCCTTCATGATGTGTCGACGTTTTCgaggaaaatgtgacaaattAGTAAGGAAGAAGGCCTTCGCCCTACAGTTCTGCCGCGAAACTtgtcaactctgttga